In Phycisphaerae bacterium RAS1, the genomic window ACGCGATGAGCTGACGGTTGGCCCGATCGCGGCTGTTCTGCGGCGCCGGGTGCGGTGATTCGGAATTCGCCATTCGCCATTCGCCATTACTTATTCACCTCAAAGCGCCCGGTCCAGCCGGCGATACTGGATCGCCTCCGCCAGATGCATGGCGCTGATGTTCTCTTTCTCATCCATATCCGCGATGGTTCGAGCGACGCGGAGCACCTTGTCGTGCGCCCGCGCCGAGAGCCCCAGCTCGCTCACAGCCTGGCGGAGCACGCGCTCGCCCTCGGCGTCGATGGCGCAGTGCTTGCGAAGCAGGCGCGACGACATGCGGCCGTTGGTGGTGGTGGAGCCTTCGCCGAAGCGGCGGCGCTGAATGTCGTGCACGCGATGAACGTGCGCCCGCTGCGTGGCGCTGTCCGTGCCGGGTTTCAGGTCGCGCAGGGCCGCGATCGGCACGGCCGGCACCTCGACGTGCATGTCGATCCGCTCCAGGAGCGGCCCGGAGACGCGCGCCAGGTACTTGTCAATCTGCGTCGCCGAGCACTTGCACGCCTTCCGCGGATCGGAAAAGTAGCCGCATGGGCAGGGGTTCATCGCCGCCACCAGCAGGAAATCGGCCGGGAAGCGTACGGCGCTGTGCGCCCGCGCGATCGTCACCGCCCCGTCTTCGATCACCTGCCGCAGCGATTCCAGCACCGTGCGGGTGAATTCTGGGAACTCGTCCAGGAACAGGACGCCGTGATGGGACAGCGACACTTCGCCCGCGCAAGGGATCGTCCCGCCGCCGACCAGCGCCGGCGTGCTGATGCTGTGGTGCGGCTGGCGGAAGGGGCGCGTCGCCAGCAGGGCGGAGCCATGGTTGAGCTGGCCGGCGGCGGAGTAGATCTGCGTCGTTTCCAGCGACTCCTGAAGCGACAGGCCGGGCAGTATCGTCACCAGCCTCTTGGCCAGCATGGTTTTGCCCGTGCCGGGCGGGCCGAGCATGAGGATGTTATGCCGGCCGGCGGCGGCGATCAGCAGGGCGCGTTTCACCTGCTCCTGCCCGCGCACGTCGGCGAAGTCCACGTCGTATTTCGCGGCCGTCTGGAACAGCGCCTCGATGTCCACGTGCGTGGCTTCGAGCGGCAATTGCCCCGCCAGAAACGAAGCCGCCTCCGTCAGCGATGAGATGCCGTACACCTCGACGCCGTCCACGACGCCGGCTTCTTCAGCGTTTTCGCGCGGCACGATCAGCCCGCGGCGGCTGTTGTCACGGGCCAGGATCGACATCGAGAGGGCGCCCTTGATCGGCCGGACGCGGCCGTCGAGCGCCAGTTCGCCGGCGATCAGAAAATCCTCGACCACGTCGCTTTGGAGTTGGTCGTCGGCCAGCAGCATGCCCAGTGCAATCGGCAGGTCGAACGCCGGTCCTTCCTTCTTCACGTCCGCCGGCGCGAGGTTCACCGTCAGCTTCGTCCGTGGAAAAAAGAACCCCGAGTTGGTGAGCGCGCTGCGGATGCGATCGGTGCTTTCCTTGACGCCCGAGTCCGGCAGCCCGACCACGGTGGGGGGGCCAAACCCGCGACCGGTGACATCCACCTCCACCTCGCACAGACGGGCTTCGATCCCCGCCAGAGACATGCTGTGCACACGCGCGAGCATGGCCGCGAATTCTAGCCCGGCGCTCGTGCGCCGGATAGCGGCGGGCGTGTCGCCCTGCGGCGCGGCGGAGTGGCCTAGATATCGGCACACGCCGCCGGCCGGGCCGACTTTCCGCATTCCGATTGACGTTGCGATCGTCGGCGTATTTCCGAACCCGCCGCGCCAAGCGGCGGGTTGACGATCTCCGGCGAGCGGGGGTGCGTAGCAGTGTTGGCGGCGGCCCGCTGGGAACCGAGCCCCAAGCGCAAGCGCGTGGACTTTTGCGGGATTGGGTGACGCTCGCACAAGCACCCGCGCGCTCGCGCTTGGGGCTCCGGTTGCGACGCTACCGCCCGCTCATTGTCACATCGTCCAGAATCTCTCCGTTGACCGAAATCTGCCGTAAGTGCAGCGTCGCGCCGTCGATCGCCACATGTGTGAAACTGTGAATGTTGTCGATCACCTTTTCAAAGTACGCCGGCCGACTCGCCGCCGGCGCGGCCTCGTAGAGCTTCGCCCCGCCCGCACCGCTGACGATGTACACGACGCCGCGCCCTTCCGCGCCGCGTTCACCCGCGGCGGGCGCCGGCGCCGACGAAACGGCCTCCTGACCCGTCGGCACGCCGTTCCAAAGCGGCCGCGTGCGCTGATACAGATGGTCGTGCCCGCAAAAGACGATATCGACGCCCGCCGCCTGGATCGCCGGAACCATCACCCGCTCGATTCCCGGCCGAGACTCGTCCTTGACGTGCGGCCCGACCGTGTAGGGCGGATGATGAAAAACCGCGAAGCGCCATCGAATCGCGTGCGGCGCCGCAGCGAACGCCGACGCCATCCACGGCGCGACCCGCGCCGCCAGCTCCGCCTCCGCCAGATTTGTATCCGCCACGACGATTCGCGCTGAGCCGAAATCAAACCAGTAGTTCTCCTCCGGCGTCAGCCCGGCCGGGCCGTTTTCCGGCAGCTCGAAGACCTCGCGATAGGCCTGGGCCGGATTCGGCTCCGATACGTCGTGGTTGCCCAGCGACGGCCAGAAGCAGAGGCGGTCGATCAGTCTGCGATAGGGCGCGAAGAATCGGTCGCGGTAATCGCTGCGCTGGCCGGCGCCGTAAACCAGGTCGCCGGTGTGCAGCAGAAATTTGACGCGCGCGTCCGAGCCGGCCAGCTCCTCCATCCGCTGCGCGAGCCGGTACTGCTCGGACGAGCCACGCCCGCTGTCGCCGAAGACGATGAACCCGAAGGCGGTCGCCGCCGGCTGAACAGACTTGAGCGCCGCCTTGTGGAGCACGCGCGATTCGCAAAGGACTTCGTACCGCTGGTCCTTGTCGCGCGGGAGCCCGGTCAGGCGGATGCGGTGCCGCGTGCCGTCCACTTCCGCGCGCTGGAGCGGCGCGCCGGAATCGCCCGCGCGCACGTCGCAGTGCACGTGGCGATTCGTGTACCAGATCAGCGTCGCCTGGTCGCCGTCCGCGCCCTGCACCAGCGGCCCCTCGACGATCCGCACCGGCAGAATGAAAGGAAAGACCAGTCGAACCACCGCGCCGACGACAATCGTCGCCACGGCGTAGGCGAGCGCATGTGCCGGCAGCGAAGCCATCCATTTCTCCGAAGCGTGGCTCATCAGCGGCGCTCCGCGGACGGCGCGCTGGCCGCGCCCGGCGGGACGACCAGCGGGCTGCGCTGATCGGCGGGCTTGGCCCGATTAGCCTCATACCAGCGCGAGAACGCCTGCTGCGCTGCAGCGCGCGTCCGTTCATCGCAGAAGCCGAATTGCCCCGAACGCTCGGTGTCGCTCACGAACCCGACCGGCTCGGGCGGCAGCTTGTAGATGCGCAGCAGATTCAGCAGCGCCGCATCGCCCAGCGTCTGCACGATGGTGCGCTCGCCCGCGGCGCTGCGGCTGAAACGGCGGTCGCGCTGTTCCAGAAAGCGGACGAGCAGGGGCGCCGACTGTTCGTCGCCCAGTGCGCCCAGCGCGTCGAAGCACTCGGCCAGCAGCGACGGATCGCGGTAGCGCCACTGGTCGAAGAATTCGATCGCATCGGTGATGACCGGCAGCGCCGCGCGGTGCTTTGCCTGGCCCAGGATGCCGATGGCCTGTTGCGCCCACGTGCCCACCGTGCGGGCCACGTCCTGGTCATTCGCGCCATAAACGCCGGAGCGGAGCGTGCCAACCACGTCCGCGACGTAGCGCGTGAGGCCGGAGAGCACGTGCTCGTCATGAAACTCGCGCGCCACCTCCAGCGCCTGCTCGGCGACGGTTTCGTTCCAGTCGTCCACGCGCGCGACGATCAGGATTCCCGCGGCCGTGCCGGGCTCGAGCGGAATGCGGTGCAGCGCCTCCAGGCGGACGTACTCATTCTCGTCGAAGAGCTGCTCGAGCAGTTCGCGATGGTCGCCGGCGAAGGCGTCCAGCAGCCGCCGCTGCGGCTGGGCCAGGTTGGCGCGGAAGAGGCGAATGCGAATCTGCGCCTGCAGGCGGCGAAGAACGGGCCGCAGGCGGAGCTGCTGCTCGACCGAGCGCGACTCCATCGCGCCGAAGGCGTCCGCGATGGGCGCGGCGAGCATTTCAATCAGCTTGTCGGCCGCGTCCTGGCCGGAGTCCTGGCCGGTTGCGACCGCGTCAATGAGTTTGCGGATTTCCGCGTCGTCGCCGCGGGATGGAGCGGCGTCGCCCGACAGAATCGCGGCGAGGATGAGCAGGTAGCGAAGGTAAGACGGCATGGGTGCACCTCGGCGCGTAGTGTATCGGCAGGGGAGCGACGGCGTCCCGCCGGCGCGTGTTTGAACGCTCACCGGCCGCACGTGGGCGGGAGTTTAACCGCGCACCGGCGGGACGCCGATGCTCCCCGTGGACAGAGTTGTTCACTCGTATCGGAGGGCGTCCACGGGATCGAGCCGGCTGGCCTTGTACGCCGGATAGAGTCCGCTGGCGACGCCGACTGACACAGCCGTGAGCACGGCCGTCATGATGACCAGCGGCGACACAACGGTCTTGAAGAAATCGACGACAACCTTTTCGAGGATGTCAGCGAACATCGCGCCCAGCAGCAGCCCGCACCCGCCGCCGACGAGGCTGATGATGAGCGCCTCAACCAGGAACTGCAGCAGGATGTCGAGCCGGCGGGCGCCGACCGCCATGCGCACGCCGATTTCACGCGTGCGCTCAGTGACGGACACGAGCATGATGTTCATGATGCCGATCCCGCCGACCACCAGCGAGATGCCGGCGATGCTGTAGAAGACGATCTTGAAGATGCCCAGCGTCTGGTTGACGCCCTGCATCGCCTCCTCCTGATTATAGATGTTGAAGTCTTCCTGTTGGCCAAGGCGGATGCGGTGAGATTCACGCAGCATCCGCTTGACAGACGCTTTCACCTTATCCTGCGTGGTCGAGTCTTTGACTCCGACGACGAGCATGTCGAACCAGCGCCGGTTGAAGTAACGCTTCAGTCCGGCCGTGATCGGAATCACCACCGATTCGTCCGCGTTGATGAACCCAATGCTGCCGCGCTTTTCAAGCACCCCGACCACCCGGTACGTGGACGGGCCGATCTTCACCGGCTGGCCGACCGCGTCCGCTCCGCCGAAAAGCTCATCGGCAACCTTCTTGCCCAGACACGCGACGGTCGCGCTTTCGTCAGCGGACTCAGTGGAATTAAACGCGCGCCCGGATGCCAGCTTGACGGCGTTGATACGAAAATAGGCCTCATTCGTCGCGATCACCGTACAGGTCTGGCTCTTCTGAAAGCGCTTCGCCAGACCCCCCGGTCCGGTTGCTTGCGGCGCCACGGCTTCGACGTGGTCTGCCAGTTCGCGCTCGATCAACCGCACGTCTTCCACGGTTAGCGTCTGTGTCGCCGCGCCGATCGGTCGCCCGCCTACACGTGCCTGCACCGGCGTAATGAACAAAACGTTGGACCCCATCGATCGGAAGCTCTTGGCGATCTCGGTCGAGAACCCCTCGAGAATCGACATGCACGAAACGACTGACGCCACGCCAATCAGCACTCCCAGCGTCGCCAGGAGCGAGCGGAGGAAGTGCGCGTCGAGGCTGCGCATCGCCGTCGTGATCAGCCGGAAGTAGAACATACCGCTTGAATATTACGGCCGGCTTCGCGCGCCCGCACGCGACGGACGCGGCCGCTCCGACAATTCCCGACGGCGTTGGGTGGGATGGGGTCTGAGGCTGTGAACATTTGGGTGGGATGGGCGTCTCGCCCGTCCCTACCGTCTCAGCAACGGGCAAGATGCCCGTTCCACCCGAGAGCGTTACAATCGGGGGCACCTAACCGGAAAGACGCGACGCATGAACCAGGCCAGCGGCAGCAAGCAGCTCGAAGTGGTCGAACCCATCGGCAAGCGCGTCCTGATCCGCAAGGATGAGGACAAGAAAACGACCAAGGGCGGAATCCAGCTACCCGGCAACATCGAAATCCCCACCATCACCGGTCGCGTCGTCTCGGTCTCCGCGCAGATCGAGCGCGACGAGGACTACCCGATCAGCCAGTACGACCGCGTGCTCTTCAATCCCAAGAACGCCGTGCCGGTCGATTTCGAAGGCGACAACCGGCTGTTCGTGGTGCCGATCGAGGACATCGTGGCGGTCTTTCGCCGGTCGAAGTGATCGCGCCGCCGGCGTCCGGGCCGTTCTTCCGAACCCGCCGCGCCAAGCGGCGGGTTGACGATCGTGAGCGAGCGGCGCCTCACAGGCCGGGGTCGTCGACCCGCCGCTTGGCGCTGCGGGTTCCGATAGAAGCAAACGCCGAGCCTGCCGAAGTCCATCGTTGCACCGTCCCCGGCACGACCCAAACGACGGACCACTTGACACCTCGCCCGGCGGATCGCGCAATACGGCGTCAGGGTCTTTTTCGGGAGCGGAGGCGGTGGCGTCGTCTCAGAAGGTCGATCCAATCGCGCTGGAGCGCAACGGCGAACGGCTGACCTTCATTCTGAGGGGCAGCGAGGAGATTCTTGCGTCGCTTCCGACGAACTACGACGAGCTGCTGGCCGCGCGGCTGAAGCCGATCCTGTCCGAGCCGGGTGAGTTGCGGGCGGAGATCGACCTGGGGAACCTGCCGGCGATCAACAGCCGGCAACTGGGGGCGCTGCTGGCGCTTCAGAAGGTGCTGCGGACGCGCTTTGCCAAGGTCACGGTCAGAGGGGCGAGCGACGCCGTTCGGCAGGTATTCCGGATCACGCGGGCGGAGAAGTTCTTCGAGATGATCTAGTGTAGTTGGGCACGCTGCTTGCATCTTGATTGGGTGGGACGGGCGTCTCGCCCGTCGCGCGGGACGGGCGAGACGCCCGTCCCACCCAAGGACCTCGCGCATCGCTGGGTCGAGCGGTTCACTTGGTTAACCGTGCGACGCGGTCGCGCCGGCCGCCGACACAATCCAGAAGACGCCCACGCCAATCGCCGCCACGCAGCTTCCGAGCAGCAGTCCGCGAAACGCCCGCTGTCCGTGGCCGTCGAGGCGGCGGGCGACGCTGCCGACCACCCATGCGAAAAGCGTCATCGCCGCGACGGCGCCCACTCCGAATCCGCCGACGTAAGCGACCGCCGCGGCCCGCGTCGGCAGCAGCAGCGCCGGCAGGACGCCAAGCAGATGAGACGTCCCGGCCAGCCCGTGCAGCAGGCCGATCCCCAGAGCCGAGTGCGAGTGCGCGTGAGGGGTGCGCTCATGCGGCGGTGCGGCGGGTGCATGGACGGGGGGGGCGACGGCCTGCGCGTGCACGTGGATGTGCGCGTGGCGCCGGCCGTCATGTTCGTGGACGTGCGTGTGAACCCGCGCCGCCAGCCCGCGCCACAATCCCCATACGCCGATCGCGATGAGCACGCCGCCGACGAGTCGCTCGCTCCAGGAGGAAATCAGGTTGATCGGCAGCCCCTCGCGCAGCAGCAGCGCCAGGGCGGCCAGCACCCAGACCCCGCCCGAATGCCCCACGCCCCACAGGAGCCCGGTAAGCCAGGTGCGGCGGCGCGCGTCGACGGCCAGAGGCGCCACCGCGGCCAGGTGGTCCGGGCCGGCGAAGACGTGTCCCACGCCCGCAAGCACGCCGGTCATGATGGAGAATACGATGGCCATTGGGTCAAAGGATCAAGGGATCAAGGGATCAAGGGACCAAGGGACCCAGGGACAACGCGCGGAGGTTCGCGGATCGTCGCGCCCTCTATCCCTTTCTCCCTTTATCCCTGTCATGCGCATTCTCTGTGCCTCTGTGCCTCTGTGGTTGTTCGTATTTGGACTTGTGCTACGCCGGAGCCGCTCCCGCCGGCTTGCCCGGCAACGGCGCGTGGCCGGCGACGCTCGGAGTTTCGGGCAAGATGATGCCGCCGGACATGATCGCTTTGATCGCGTCCTCGAAGCTCCAGTCGATTTCGATCACGTCGGCCCGCCGGCAAACCATGATATAGCCGGTGGTCGGACTGGGCGTGGTGGTCAGGAAGAGCGTCACGTACTC contains:
- the comM gene encoding Competence protein ComM, which translates into the protein MRKVGPAGGVCRYLGHSAAPQGDTPAAIRRTSAGLEFAAMLARVHSMSLAGIEARLCEVEVDVTGRGFGPPTVVGLPDSGVKESTDRIRSALTNSGFFFPRTKLTVNLAPADVKKEGPAFDLPIALGMLLADDQLQSDVVEDFLIAGELALDGRVRPIKGALSMSILARDNSRRGLIVPRENAEEAGVVDGVEVYGISSLTEAASFLAGQLPLEATHVDIEALFQTAAKYDVDFADVRGQEQVKRALLIAAAGRHNILMLGPPGTGKTMLAKRLVTILPGLSLQESLETTQIYSAAGQLNHGSALLATRPFRQPHHSISTPALVGGGTIPCAGEVSLSHHGVLFLDEFPEFTRTVLESLRQVIEDGAVTIARAHSAVRFPADFLLVAAMNPCPCGYFSDPRKACKCSATQIDKYLARVSGPLLERIDMHVEVPAVPIAALRDLKPGTDSATQRAHVHRVHDIQRRRFGEGSTTTNGRMSSRLLRKHCAIDAEGERVLRQAVSELGLSARAHDKVLRVARTIADMDEKENISAMHLAEAIQYRRLDRAL
- a CDS encoding High-affinity nickel-transport protein, coding for MAIVFSIMTGVLAGVGHVFAGPDHLAAVAPLAVDARRRTWLTGLLWGVGHSGGVWVLAALALLLREGLPINLISSWSERLVGGVLIAIGVWGLWRGLAARVHTHVHEHDGRRHAHIHVHAQAVAPPVHAPAAPPHERTPHAHSHSALGIGLLHGLAGTSHLLGVLPALLLPTRAAAVAYVGGFGVGAVAAMTLFAWVVGSVARRLDGHGQRAFRGLLLGSCVAAIGVGVFWIVSAAGATASHG
- a CDS encoding co-chaperonin GroES; the protein is MNQASGSKQLEVVEPIGKRVLIRKDEDKKTTKGGIQLPGNIEIPTITGRVVSVSAQIERDEDYPISQYDRVLFNPKNAVPVDFEGDNRLFVVPIEDIVAVFRRSK
- the macB_4 gene encoding Macrolide export ATP-binding/permease protein MacB, which produces MFYFRLITTAMRSLDAHFLRSLLATLGVLIGVASVVSCMSILEGFSTEIAKSFRSMGSNVLFITPVQARVGGRPIGAATQTLTVEDVRLIERELADHVEAVAPQATGPGGLAKRFQKSQTCTVIATNEAYFRINAVKLASGRAFNSTESADESATVACLGKKVADELFGGADAVGQPVKIGPSTYRVVGVLEKRGSIGFINADESVVIPITAGLKRYFNRRWFDMLVVGVKDSTTQDKVKASVKRMLRESHRIRLGQQEDFNIYNQEEAMQGVNQTLGIFKIVFYSIAGISLVVGGIGIMNIMLVSVTERTREIGVRMAVGARRLDILLQFLVEALIISLVGGGCGLLLGAMFADILEKVVVDFFKTVVSPLVIMTAVLTAVSVGVASGLYPAYKASRLDPVDALRYE
- the phoA_2 gene encoding Alkaline phosphatase precursor; the protein is MSHASEKWMASLPAHALAYAVATIVVGAVVRLVFPFILPVRIVEGPLVQGADGDQATLIWYTNRHVHCDVRAGDSGAPLQRAEVDGTRHRIRLTGLPRDKDQRYEVLCESRVLHKAALKSVQPAATAFGFIVFGDSGRGSSEQYRLAQRMEELAGSDARVKFLLHTGDLVYGAGQRSDYRDRFFAPYRRLIDRLCFWPSLGNHDVSEPNPAQAYREVFELPENGPAGLTPEENYWFDFGSARIVVADTNLAEAELAARVAPWMASAFAAAPHAIRWRFAVFHHPPYTVGPHVKDESRPGIERVMVPAIQAAGVDIVFCGHDHLYQRTRPLWNGVPTGQEAVSSAPAPAAGERGAEGRGVVYIVSGAGGAKLYEAAPAASRPAYFEKVIDNIHSFTHVAIDGATLHLRQISVNGEILDDVTMSGR